Proteins encoded by one window of Chondromyces crocatus:
- a CDS encoding Crp/Fnr family transcriptional regulator — protein MTEIEPTFSAATDADPRRSPSEASRLHDVSAGVRLSFFFDKAATATRNAVMAAATSEIVPGGTAIFDQDTPVDTLVSLGGRGRARIERVLSGGVIPLGYRGSGDLLGESCLGGHEQRTERAVAMEEAEIVRIPVALARELLARDPDLGHAVVSVLISRQREVEDRIESMLFRNVEGRLAEFLISAADRWGVSTPRGVLISAPLTHFEIAQVIGSTRETVTLTLGMLRREGILDVAGRRLILRERDALVQRASRSLSP, from the coding sequence GTGACCGAGATCGAACCCACCTTCTCCGCCGCGACGGACGCCGACCCGAGGCGCTCACCCTCGGAGGCCTCTCGCCTCCACGACGTGAGCGCAGGCGTGCGCCTGTCCTTCTTCTTCGACAAGGCCGCGACGGCCACGCGGAACGCCGTGATGGCGGCGGCCACGAGCGAGATCGTGCCCGGGGGGACCGCGATCTTCGATCAGGACACGCCGGTCGACACCCTGGTCTCCCTCGGCGGTCGCGGGCGGGCGCGCATCGAGCGGGTGCTGTCGGGCGGCGTGATCCCGCTCGGTTACCGCGGCAGCGGCGACCTGCTCGGCGAGTCGTGCCTGGGTGGTCACGAGCAGCGGACCGAGCGCGCGGTGGCCATGGAAGAGGCGGAGATCGTCCGCATTCCGGTCGCACTCGCCCGCGAGCTGCTCGCCAGGGATCCCGACCTGGGGCACGCGGTGGTCTCGGTTTTGATCTCGCGTCAACGTGAGGTCGAGGACAGGATCGAGTCCATGCTCTTCCGCAACGTGGAGGGAAGGCTGGCGGAATTCCTGATCTCCGCTGCCGACCGCTGGGGCGTCTCGACGCCGCGCGGCGTGCTGATCTCGGCTCCGCTGACGCACTTCGAGATCGCCCAGGTGATCGGCTCGACCCGGGAGACGGTGACGCTCACCCTCGGGATGCTGCGCCGCGAGGGCATCCTGGATGTGGCAGGTCGTCGGCTCATCCTGCGTGAGCGGGACGCGCTGGTGCAGCGCGCCAGCAGGAGCCTGTCCCCCTGA